In Vespa crabro chromosome 7, iyVesCrab1.2, whole genome shotgun sequence, a single window of DNA contains:
- the LOC124425350 gene encoding ATP synthase-coupling factor 6, mitochondrial isoform X2: MLKMMNMLRLRLSPNISKICKRNIGIIAPALQKATDPIQKLFIDKIREYTNKSQGGKLVDPTPEIEKERKAELEKLATQFGCSPGTDMTTFPTFTFTDPPIDSGVSKS; this comes from the exons ATGCTGAAAATG atgAACATGTTGAGGTTACGTCTTTCtccaaatatttctaaaatatgcAAACGcaatataggaataatagcaCCTGCTCTCCAAAAGGCTACTGATCCCATACAAAAActttttatagataaaattCGAGAATATACCAATAAGAGCCA AGGTGGAAAATTAGTTGACCCAACTccagaaattgaaaaagaaagaaaagctgaATTAGAAAAACTTGCTACTCAATTTGGTTGTTCTCCTGGCACAGATATGACAACTTTCCCAACATTTACTTTTACTG ATCCACCAATAGATTCAGGAGTATCAAAAAGTTAG
- the LOC124425350 gene encoding ATP synthase-coupling factor 6, mitochondrial isoform X3 translates to MNMLRLRLSPNISKICKRNIGIIAPALQKATDPIQKLFIDKIREYTNKSQGGKLVDPTPEIEKERKAELEKLATQFGCSPGTDMTTFPTFTFTDPPIDSGVSKS, encoded by the exons atgAACATGTTGAGGTTACGTCTTTCtccaaatatttctaaaatatgcAAACGcaatataggaataatagcaCCTGCTCTCCAAAAGGCTACTGATCCCATACAAAAActttttatagataaaattCGAGAATATACCAATAAGAGCCA AGGTGGAAAATTAGTTGACCCAACTccagaaattgaaaaagaaagaaaagctgaATTAGAAAAACTTGCTACTCAATTTGGTTGTTCTCCTGGCACAGATATGACAACTTTCCCAACATTTACTTTTACTG ATCCACCAATAGATTCAGGAGTATCAAAAAGTTAG
- the LOC124425350 gene encoding ATP synthase-coupling factor 6, mitochondrial isoform X1 produces the protein MLANAFLHQMNMLRLRLSPNISKICKRNIGIIAPALQKATDPIQKLFIDKIREYTNKSQGGKLVDPTPEIEKERKAELEKLATQFGCSPGTDMTTFPTFTFTDPPIDSGVSKS, from the exons ATGCTTGCCAACGCCTTTTTGCACCag atgAACATGTTGAGGTTACGTCTTTCtccaaatatttctaaaatatgcAAACGcaatataggaataatagcaCCTGCTCTCCAAAAGGCTACTGATCCCATACAAAAActttttatagataaaattCGAGAATATACCAATAAGAGCCA AGGTGGAAAATTAGTTGACCCAACTccagaaattgaaaaagaaagaaaagctgaATTAGAAAAACTTGCTACTCAATTTGGTTGTTCTCCTGGCACAGATATGACAACTTTCCCAACATTTACTTTTACTG ATCCACCAATAGATTCAGGAGTATCAAAAAGTTAG
- the LOC124425349 gene encoding pinin isoform X1, which produces MRKLESQEPWGADRLEAQLEAARDGLRGLDRSIRKILGRDLPDGENGPIQPPPSRLSQKRPLQEDRRRVVSDFVNNEIPGAKRRWQASNGEPKTVFSRLSARVPSTADDSADEDDTAIKPAVSSRVIATPREIPSRQEVIRRERIDERSRQRNKRMFGALLGTLQKFRLEETKLKAKEDKKAEVEARVEEARRREKEELRRERQQLFLSRKRQLAEVRALEAKLARSRQFQDWRAAQLPLASFIKTRTQPSIYYIPKRKNPQTESLLAQSAKELHEEIERREKALLEELELIETQIGLGKQQQNFDGNTSLNASEEVSQTVEEGEENRDPNPENNVETTKIEDLDVSIKTEKDEDVVENAVEKNDEKQVDQIKKDENNG; this is translated from the exons atgaGGAAATTAGAGTCGCAAGAACCATGGGGTGCCGATCGTTTAGAAGCTCAATTGGAGGCTGCTCGCGATGGACTGAGAGGTCTCGATCGAAGTATTCGAAAAATTTTGGGCCGGGACCTACCTGACGGTGAAAACGGACCGATACAACCCCCTCCCAG CAGACTATCCCAAAAGCGACCATTGCAAGAAGATCGTCGACGAGTCGTATCAGATTtcgtaaataatgaaatacctGGTGCAAAAAGGCGTTGGCAAGCATCTAATGGAGAACCAAAAACGGTTTTTAGTCGTTTGAGTGCTCGCGTTCCTTCGACTGCTGATGACAGTGCAGATGAAGATGATACTGCTATTAAG CCTGCTGTGTCATCAAGAGTAATTGCTACGCCCAGAGAAATTCCTTCGCGTCAAGAAGTTAtcagaagagaaagaatagatgAACGTAGTCGACAAAGGAATAAACGAATGTTTGGTGCGCTTTTGGGTACTTTGCAAAAATTTAGATTAGAAGAGACCAAGTTAAAAGCAAAG gaagataaaaaagcgGAGGTAGAAGCACGGGTAGAAGAAgcacgaagaagagaaaaagaggaattaCGGCGAGAAAgacaacaattatttttatcgcgtAAACGACAATTAGCGGAAGTACGAGCATTAGAAGCAAAGTTGGCGCGAAGTCGACAATTTCAAGATTGGCGTGCTGCGCAATTACCACTTGCTTCGTTTATAAAGACACGTACTCAACCTTCTATATACTACATaccaaaacgaaaaaatccTCAGACTGAAAGTTTGCTTGCTCAATCTGCAAAAGAACTTCATG AGGAaattgaaagaagagaaaaagcttTGCTCGAAGAACTTGAATTGATAGAAACGCAAATAGGCCTTGGAAAACAGCAACAAAACTTTGACGGAAACACATCTTTGAATGCATCGGAAGAGGTATCTCAAACtgtagaagaaggagaagaaaatcgTGATCCAAATCCGGAGAATAATGTAGAAACAACCAAAATAGAAGATTTAGATGTTTCGATTAAGACGGAAAAGGATGAAGATGTTGTTGAAAATGCGGTTGAGAAAAATGATGAGAAACAAGTGGACCAAATCAAAAAGGACGAAAACAATGGCTAG
- the LOC124425349 gene encoding pinin isoform X2 — translation MRKLESQEPWGADRLEAQLEAARDGLRGLDRSIRKILGRDLPDGENGPIQPPPRLSQKRPLQEDRRRVVSDFVNNEIPGAKRRWQASNGEPKTVFSRLSARVPSTADDSADEDDTAIKPAVSSRVIATPREIPSRQEVIRRERIDERSRQRNKRMFGALLGTLQKFRLEETKLKAKEDKKAEVEARVEEARRREKEELRRERQQLFLSRKRQLAEVRALEAKLARSRQFQDWRAAQLPLASFIKTRTQPSIYYIPKRKNPQTESLLAQSAKELHEEIERREKALLEELELIETQIGLGKQQQNFDGNTSLNASEEVSQTVEEGEENRDPNPENNVETTKIEDLDVSIKTEKDEDVVENAVEKNDEKQVDQIKKDENNG, via the exons atgaGGAAATTAGAGTCGCAAGAACCATGGGGTGCCGATCGTTTAGAAGCTCAATTGGAGGCTGCTCGCGATGGACTGAGAGGTCTCGATCGAAGTATTCGAAAAATTTTGGGCCGGGACCTACCTGACGGTGAAAACGGACCGATACAACCCCCTCCCAG ACTATCCCAAAAGCGACCATTGCAAGAAGATCGTCGACGAGTCGTATCAGATTtcgtaaataatgaaatacctGGTGCAAAAAGGCGTTGGCAAGCATCTAATGGAGAACCAAAAACGGTTTTTAGTCGTTTGAGTGCTCGCGTTCCTTCGACTGCTGATGACAGTGCAGATGAAGATGATACTGCTATTAAG CCTGCTGTGTCATCAAGAGTAATTGCTACGCCCAGAGAAATTCCTTCGCGTCAAGAAGTTAtcagaagagaaagaatagatgAACGTAGTCGACAAAGGAATAAACGAATGTTTGGTGCGCTTTTGGGTACTTTGCAAAAATTTAGATTAGAAGAGACCAAGTTAAAAGCAAAG gaagataaaaaagcgGAGGTAGAAGCACGGGTAGAAGAAgcacgaagaagagaaaaagaggaattaCGGCGAGAAAgacaacaattatttttatcgcgtAAACGACAATTAGCGGAAGTACGAGCATTAGAAGCAAAGTTGGCGCGAAGTCGACAATTTCAAGATTGGCGTGCTGCGCAATTACCACTTGCTTCGTTTATAAAGACACGTACTCAACCTTCTATATACTACATaccaaaacgaaaaaatccTCAGACTGAAAGTTTGCTTGCTCAATCTGCAAAAGAACTTCATG AGGAaattgaaagaagagaaaaagcttTGCTCGAAGAACTTGAATTGATAGAAACGCAAATAGGCCTTGGAAAACAGCAACAAAACTTTGACGGAAACACATCTTTGAATGCATCGGAAGAGGTATCTCAAACtgtagaagaaggagaagaaaatcgTGATCCAAATCCGGAGAATAATGTAGAAACAACCAAAATAGAAGATTTAGATGTTTCGATTAAGACGGAAAAGGATGAAGATGTTGTTGAAAATGCGGTTGAGAAAAATGATGAGAAACAAGTGGACCAAATCAAAAAGGACGAAAACAATGGCTAG